Proteins found in one Labeo rohita strain BAU-BD-2019 chromosome 11, IGBB_LRoh.1.0, whole genome shotgun sequence genomic segment:
- the zhx3a gene encoding zinc fingers and homeoboxes protein 3, whose amino-acid sequence MASKRKSSVPCMIPSKSKHMREDIILGCLPELLPTIPEDSILSISSKDEDTQRFHDLSKAEPKISCWERGTYSCPLCCFESGDLNLFLHHMDNCHMDFHAQPNFYCLSCKVSAVKFEGLALHNAKSHPELHTAHKRVSLQVTKRDGAITVEQTLFTEEDLSESGISITKTPIMKMTKGGHKKIVVSHTVEVQRAEPSSDKPATVTNGTSVRTLPLTTSPHIIGGISASPVHKIPNALGIPGMHNRGPLWNSNPSSPDSNADLPKVMIPLSSIPTYDPAMDLSSFLKTSFGKFPYPTKAELCYLTVVSGFPEEQIKLWFTAQRLKQGISWSPEEIEDTRRKMFNTVFQATPKTSRNQSHHPISQHCVSVQSASLSSNYMKQIPKGSVMGWKGGVIVSQPSVTQATSLKQQPVVQTPQVNIHHAVITKETGNELSCRTAENCNVAGRGGSVSNHGHTGKGETGCSSSIKPSASCLPGVPKSQNSSYTEGSIMTLTNIVRKIDCHVNDRNANCTSKSNISPTSIYGQQKASSNAKENSNSSFATTSKFNNGSTYKSTSHSTICTKREGNILDHTSKSNTDTSVICSSSSSNIQTEEFIPPLVPQPGSLMDPSLGKGKVLPEQPVTLKQSFIHNSFPEQKQFLAPQGQPYHVRTLTDSQSAMAGSFSNLPQSSLQSNSCLQEETSQHSSPSLPAPQEQHSPKTLLGAPQVQSTDFTAVHYKEHDPKHLPALDKDSKQSHFDKERLHRNVTQQENEGRLSEQHSGITNTFYKADKNEHSNLINTLHTFTNDNTNKAKQGMPLLRQYIQEVHQWESNSNYHEELNVSPMKINVIALNKDESLYKTNSKQLISKPLESLINDGGPSHKNESSDWHKSYRHLPVDSEERISDIGNTEPHQPDNLAGLETEQAKCDLRPERKSIFQSLDSETPTLPLKKKSKEATMDLDKSTTGEQDYWEIKDEERQQPMGNQSLRGHQAQDSQSRDCLRGELLKV is encoded by the exons CAGCAAGAGGAAATCCAGCGTTCCCTGTATGATTCCATCAAAAAGCAAGCACATGCGGGAGGACATCATACTAGGATGCTTACCTGAGCTCCTGCCCACGATACCCGAAGACAGCATCCTCAGTATCTCTTCAAAAGATGAGGATACGCAACGATTCCACGATCTGTCGAAAGCCGAACCGAAGATTTCATGCTGGGAAAGGGGAACATACAGCTGCCCTCTGTGCTGCTTTGAGTCTGGAGACTTGAACCTGTTTCTTCACCATATGGACaactgtcacatggactttcaTGCTCAACCAAACTTCTACTGCCTGTCTTGCAAGGTTTCAGCTGTGAAGTTTGAAGGCCTCGCTTTACATAACGCAAAATCACACCCTGAACTCCATACGGCGCACAAGAGAGTCTCCTTGCAGGTTACCAAACGAGATGGGGCTATCACAGTGGAGCAAACCCTGTTTACAGAAGAGGATTTAAGTGAATCCGGAATATCCATTACCAAGACACCCATAATGAAAATGACCAAAGGGGGGCACAAAAAAATTGTCGTCTCCCATACCGTCGAGGTACAGCGGGCCGAGCCTAGCAGCGACAAGCCCGCAACTGTAACCAATGGCACTTCAGTAAGGACCTTACCCCTAACAACATCACCACATATCATCGGTGGCATCAGTGCCTCTCCGGTCCACAAAATCCCCAACGCACTCGGGATACCAGGGATGCATAACCGCGGTCCTCTGTGGAACTCTAATCCGTCATCGCCCGATTCAAACGCTGATCTCCCAAAGGTCATGATCCCTCTAAGTAGCATCCCCACCTACGATCCAGCCATGGACTTGAGCAGTTTTCTTAAGACGTCATTTGGTAAGTTCCCTTACCCCACCAAAGCAGAGCTCTGTTACTTGACAGTGGTCTCTGGCTTCCCAGAGGAGCAGATCAAGCTCTGGTTCACGGCCCAAAGGCTGAAGCAAGGGATCAGCTGGTCTCCTGAGGAGATCGAGGACACGCGTAGAAAGATGTTCAACACTGTATTCCAGGCCACACCGAAAACGTCACGGAATCAGTCGCATCACCCCATTTCCCAACACTGTGTTTCTGTCCAGTCCGCCTCTTTGAGTTCCAACTACATGAAACAGATACCAAAGGGAAGTGTAATGGGTTGGAAAGGAGGGGTCATAGTCAGCCAGCCTAGTGTGACCCAGGCCACATCCCTTAAGCAGCAGCCAGTGGTCCAGACGCCACAGGTAAACATCCATCATGCTGTCATCACCAAGGAAACTGGAAATGAATTATCTTGTCGGACAGCTGAGAACTGCAACGTTGCAGGTAGAGGAGGTAGCGTTAGCAATCATGGACACACTGGAAAAGGTGAGACTGGCTGCAGCTCGTCCATCAAGCCTAGCGCTAGCTGCTTGCCTGGCGTTCCCAAGAGTCAAAACAGCAGTTACACCGAGGGCAGCATTATGACTCTGACAAACATAGTCAGGAAAATTGACTGTCACGTCAATGACAGGAACGCAAATTGCACCAGCAAATCTAACATCAGTCCAACTTCCATTTATGGGCAACAGAAAGCATCCAGTAATGCGAAGGAAAACAGCAACAGCAGCTTTGCAACCACCAGCAAATTTAACAACGGAAGCACTTATAAAAGCACCAGCCACAGTACTATTTGCACTAAAAGGGAGGGAAACATCTTAGACCACACCAGCAAAAGCAACACTGACACTAGTGTCATCtgtagcagcagcagcagcaacataCAAACTGAAGAGTTTATACCGCCCCTGGTCCCACAGCCTGGAAGTCTCATGGATCCGTCCCTTGGAAAGGGCAAGGTATTACCTGAGCAACCAGTGACTTTGAAGCAAAGCTTTATCCATAACTCATTCCCAGAACAAAAGCAGTTTCTTGCACCCCAAGGTCAACCATACCACGTACGTACTTTGACAGACTCCCAGTCCGCGATGGCGGGATCATTTAGTAACTTGCCCCAGAGCTCCCTTCAGTCCAATTCATGTCTTCAAGAGGAAACGAGTCAACACTCCTCTCCATCCCTTCCTGCTCCTCAGGAGCAGCATTCTCCAAAAACCCTGCTGGGAGCACCTCAGGTCCAGTCCACAGACTTTACTGCCGTCCACTACAAGGAACATGACCCCAAGCACTTACCTGCCTTAGACAAAGACTCTAAGCAATCACATTTTGATAAAGAGAGGTTGCACAGAAACGTAACGCAACAAGAAAACGAAGGAAGGCTTTCCGAACAGCACAGCGGAATTACGAATACATTTTACAAGGCTGACAAGAACGAGCATAGCAACCTAATTAACACACTACACACCTTCACAAACGATAACACTAACAAGGCCAAACAAGGCATGCCGCTTTTACGACAGTACATACAGGAAGTGCACCAATGGGAAAGCAACAGCAACTATCACGAAGAGTTGAACGTGAGCCCAATGAAGATAAACGTAATAGCGTTGAACAAAGATGAGAGTTTGTACAAGACCAACAGCAAGCAGCTAATCAGCAAGCCGTTGGAGAGCTTGATCAACGATGGTGGTCCCAGCCATAAAAACGAATCTTCAGACTGGCACAAAAGCTACCGGCATCTACCGGTGGACTCTGAGGAGCGCATATCTGATATAGGTAACACTGAACCACATCAACCGGATAACCTTGCGGGGCTGGAAACGGAGCAAGCGAAATGTGACCTACGCCCGGAGCGGAAAAGTATTTTTCAGAGCCTAGACTCTGAAACTCCTACGCTGCCGCTAAAGAAAAAATCAAAGGAGGCTACGATGGATTTAGACAAATCAACTACAGGAGAACAAGACTACTGGGAGATAAAAGATGAGGAGCGTCAGCAACCGATGGGCAACCAGAGTTTGAGGGGGCATCAAGCGCAAGACAGTCAATCAAG GGACTGTCTGAGAGGAGAGCTTCTGAAAGTTTAA
- the top1a gene encoding DNA topoisomerase I, like has translation MSGDHSHNDSQIDSGSRHNDSHKHKDKYKDKEHKHKDHKKDKEREKSKYSNSEHRDSSDKKHRDKDKERLKLKDGSSDKQKDKHKEKKKEERSFDGKPKKEKENGFESPFIKSEPENDDFYHSPKHEKSLKRERDDDDAEYKPKKIKTEDDRSEKKAKKRKQEDEDIKPKKKTKDKKGEVAADGKKKAKKEPEEKWKWWEEERYTDGVKWKFLEHKGPVFAPPYEPLPGNVKFYYDGKHMKLSPGAEEVATFFAKMLDHEYTTKDIFRKNFFKDWRKEMTSEEKSKITDLNKCDFSEMGEYFKAQSEARKAMTKDEKLKIKEENERLLQEYGFCVMDNHKERIANFRIEPPGLFRGRGDHPKMGMLKRRIRPEDIIINCSKDSKHPKPPPGTKWKEVRHDNKVTWLVSWTENIQGSIKYIMLNPSSRIKGEKDWQKYETARRLKKCVERIRTQYRDDWKSKEMRIRQRAVALYFIDKLALRAGNEKEEGETADTVGCCSLRVEHLTLHPEMDGQEYVVEFDFLGKDSIRYYNKVPVEKRVFKNLQLFMEDKEPEDDLFDRLNTSILNKHLQELMDGLTAKVFRTYNASITLQQQLNELTNPEDNVPAKILSYNRANRAVAILCNHQRAPPKTFEKSMQNLQTKIDAKKEQLADAKRELKSAKADAKVRKDEKSKKAVETKKKAVQRIEEQLMKLEVQATDREENKQIALGTSKLNYLDPRISVAWCKKFGIPIEKIYNKTQREKFAWAIDMAEKDYEF, from the exons ATGAGTGGGGACCATTCCCACAACGATTCCCAG ATCGACTCGGGATCCAGGCATAATG ATTCTCACAAACACAAAGATAAATACAAGGACaaagaacacaaacacaagGACCACAAGAAAGACAAAGAACGTGAGAAATCAAAGTACAGCAACAG CGAACACAGGGACTCCTCGGATAAAAAGCACAGAGATAAAGATAAAGAGAGGCTGAAGCTCAAAGATGGGTCCTCAGACAAGCAGAAGGACAAacacaaagagaagaaaaaggaGGAAAGG TCTTTCGATGGCAAACCCAAAAAAGAGAAGGAGAATGGATTTGAAAG CCCTTTCATCAAGTCTGAACCTGAGAATGATGACTTCTACCACTCTCCAAAACACGAGAAGTCCCTGAAGAGAGAACGCGACGATGACGA TGCCGAGTACAAgcccaaaaaaattaaaaccgaGGATGACCGGAGTGAAAAGAAGGCAAAGAAACGGAAACAGGAAGATGAG GACATAAAGcccaaaaagaaaacaaaagacaagAAAGGAGAAGTTGCCGCAGATGgcaagaaaaaagcaaaaaaggagCCAGAAGAGAAGTGGAAATG GTGGGAGGAAGAGAGGTACACAGATGGTGTTAAATGGAAGTTTTTGGAACACAAAGGGCCTGTATTTGCGCCACCATATGAGCCTCTTCCCGGCAATGTCAAGTTCTATTATGACG GAAAACACATGAAACTCAGCCCTGGCGCAGAGGAGGTGGCCACCTTTTTCGCAAAAATGTTGGACCATGAGTACACCACTAAAGATATTTTTCGGAAAAATTTCTTCAAAGATTGGAGGAAG GAAATGACGTCTGAAGAGAAATCCAAAATCACAGATCTGAACAAGTGTGACTTTTCTGAAATGGGCGAATATTTCAAAGCTCAATCTGAAGCCAGGAAGGCCATGACTAAAGACGAGAAACTG aAAATTAAAGAGGAGAACGAGCGCCTTCTGCAGGAGTATGGCTTCTGTGTCATGGACAATCACAAAGAGCGCATCGCCAACTTCCGTATTGAGCCTCCGGGCTTGTTTCGTGGCAGAGGTGACCATCCCAAAATGGGCATGCTGAAGCGTCGTATCCGACCTGAGGACATTATCATTAACTGCAGCAA GGACTCAAAGCATCCTAAACCACCACCTGGGACGAAGTGGAAGGAGGTACGTCATGACAACAAGGTGACGTGGCTGGTGTCCTGGACTGAGAATATCCAAGGCTCTATCAAATACATCATGTTGAACCCCAGTTCAAGGATCaag GGAGAAAAGGATTGGCAGAAATATGAAACAGCCCGCCGGTTGAAAAAGTGTGTGGAGCGTATTCGCACGCAATACCGTGACGACTGGAAATCAAAAGAGATGAGGATCAGACAGCGTGCTGTTGCTCTTTACTTCATTGACAAG CTGGCTCTGAGAGCAGGTAATGAAAAGGAGGAAGGAGAGACGGCTGACACGGTGGGCTGTTGCTCACTTAGAGTGGAGCATCTAACTCTACATCCAGAGATGGATGGCCAGGAGTACGTGGTGGAATTTGACTTCCTTGGTAAAGACTCCATTAGATACTACAACAAAGTCCCCGTAGAGAAGAGG gttttcaaaaacCTTCAGCTGTTCATGGAGGACAAGGAGCCGGAGGATGACCTCTTTGACCGCCTCAAT ACCTCCATTTTGAACAAGCATCTTCAGGAGCTGATGGATGGCCTTACGGCTAAAGTGTTCCGTACTTACAATGCCTCCATCACACTACAGCAGCAACTGAATGAACTCACAAACC ctgAAGACAATGTTCCTGCGAAGATCTTGTCCTACAATCGTGCTAACCGAGCGGTAGCCATCCTGTGTAACCACCAGAGGGCACCACCCAAGACGTTTGAGAAGTCCATGCAGAATCTTCAGACAAAG ATTGACGCAAAGAAGGAACAGCTTGCTGATGCTAAAAGAGAACTGAAAAGTGCCAAGGCTGACGCCAAAGTACGCAAAGATGAGAAATCCAAGAA GGCCGTGGAGACCAAGAAGAAGGCTGTGCAGAGGATTGAGGAGCAGCTTATGAAGCTGGAGGTACAAGCCACCGATCGTGAGGAGAACAAGCAGATCGCCCTGGGTACCTCCAAGCTTAACTACCTGGACCCGCGTATCTCAGTAGCCTG GTGCAAGAAGTTTGGCATCCCAATAGAGAAGATCTACAACAAAACTCAGCGTGAGAAGTTTGCCTGGGCTATCGACATGGCTGAGAAAGACTATGAATTTTAA
- the cyldb gene encoding ubiquitin carboxyl-terminal hydrolase CYLD — MRRLLSSKHSSFTMELIEEQQERYFIVVRRSKKGLSRGTIGHGDAETAAGDLTGMVYGGDGSARSSGTVKKQDTYPLTRHQAQLLLFVSPASRRLELLCNVQLFNAICALAQDDLVVIKHKKEFQPCLVKNLIQIGKKDKPGVLQMLGFELELVDTEHDILSKKTAPLPFFSAADIVQVAPSHLNTRQPLRGGIDLGLKRKAVSRIKSMPAFKSRNAKKESILLNTNGSDSIQALSHYSLEVGSMAEVISLNGLTVYGVIRWIGVPEGKKNCWAGLELDNEATTCSDGTFGTKRYFTCEENKALFVPLNNCKPDSRFLNEIHKPLEPPSVALLEDLNEDVPPVPEQDVLSHLVGRMRGIQGHFNSCYLDATLFSLFTSSIAFNGMFNRSTDSEEGISHILRRDIVNRLRRSGFVPAESVMKFRKQLGCKSFATEEKDPEEFITLLLKHVLRMEPLLKIRSHRDLPQNAYTHQIIVEKNQVRAVPSVEQLLEMSFVSSDLKFEEIPSCLIVQMPRFGKKFKMFPKIIPSTELDITDILWQLPRECFLCGHLAEYECVQCLMDHKLQPGKIKQYCFTCNTQVHTHPSRKEHAPHKLTVPDHLPEDVPLQRHQMQLFAVLCINTSHYVSFVKYGPNPQSWIFFDSMADRCGDDNNGYNVPVVRSCPEVGDFLSQSEEEMSTADVSQCSELVRRLLCDSYMCLYQRTE, encoded by the exons ATGAGGCGACTGCTGTCGAGCAAACACTCATCCTTTACCATGGAACTGATCGAGGAACAACAGGAGCGCTACTTTATTGTAGTGAGGAGAAGTAAGAAGGGCTTATCTCGCGGGACAATTGGGCACGGGGATGCGGAGACAGCAGCTGGAGATCTCACAGGAATGGTTTATGGAGGAGATGGCAGTGCCAGAAGCAGTGGCACGGTGAAGAAGCAGGACACATACCCACTCACACGCCATCAAGCTCAGCTACTTCTGTTCGTTTCTCCTGCCAGCAGGCGACTGGAGCTCCTCTGCAACGTCCAGCTCTTCAATGCAATCTGTGCTCTTGCTCAGGATGATCTTGTAGTAATCAAACACAAGAAGGAATTTCAACCATGCCTggtgaaaaatcttattcaaATAGGCAAGAAAGACAAACCGGGTGTCTTGCAGATGCTGGGATTTGAGTTGGAGTTAGTG GACACTGAGCATGATATTTTGTCGAAGAAGACTGCCCCTCTTCCCTTCTTCAGCGCAGCTGACATTGTCCAGGTGGCTCCATCGCATTTAAACACCAGGCAACCACTGAGAGGCGGCATTGATTTAG GTTTGAAAAGGAAAGCAGTGTCTCGTATCAAATCAATGCCAGCTTTCAAATCACgcaatgcaaaaaaagaaagtatcTTATTAAACACGAATGGGTCTGACTCCATTCAGGCCTTGTCCCATTATTCTCTGGAGGTGGGGTCCATGGCAGAGGTCATATCTTTGAATGGACTGACTGTGTATGGGGTGATCAGATGGATTGGGGTtccagaaggaaagaaaaattgCTGGGCAGGACTTGAGCTG GACAACGAGGCGACGACTTGTTCAGATGGGACATTTGGTACAAAGCGGTATTTTACCTGCGAAGAAAACAAAGCCTTGTTTGTGCCACTGAACAACTGCAAACCAGACAGCAGGTTTCTGAATGAGATCCATAAACCACTTGAACCTCCCTCAG TCGCACTTCTGGAAGATTTAAATGAAGATGTTCCCCCTGTTCCTGAGCAAGACGTTTTGTCTCATCTGGTTGGCAGAATGAGGGGAATCCAAGGCCACTTCAACTCCTGCTATCTAGATGCCACTCTCTTTAG TCTCTTCACGTCATCCATAGCTTTTAACGGAATGTTTAACAGATCAACAGATAGCGAGGAAGGCATTTCACACATTTTGAGACGGGACATTGTGAACCGTTTACGCCG ATCAGGATTTGTTCCAGCAGAAAGTGTGATGAAGTTTCGTAAACAGCTGGGCTGCAAATCTTTTGCTACAGAGGAGAAAG ATCCAGAGGAGTTCATCACACTACTACTAAAGCATGTTTTACGCATGGAGCCATTGCTTAAAATCAG GTCACATAGAGACTTGCCACAGAATGCCTATACACATCAGATCATTGTAGAGAAGAATCAGGTGCGAGCTGTGCCTTCGGTTGAACAGCTGCTTGAGATGTCTTTTGTGTCAAGTGATCTAAAGTTTGAAGAG attccATCTTGCCTTATAGTTCAGATGCCACGGTTTGGAAAGAAGTTCAAGATGTTCCCTAAAATCATTCCCTCAACAGAGCTGGACATCACAGACA TTCTCTGGCAGCTCCCCCGGGAATGTTTTCTGTGTGGTCATCTTGCTGAATATGAGTGTGTCCAGTGCCTGATGGACCATAAGCTCCAACCAGGCAAAATTAAGCAGTATTGCTTCACCTGCAACACACAG GTTCACACTCATCCCTCCCGAAAGGAACACGCTCCTCACAAACTTACAGTTCCGGATCATCTTCCAGAAGATGTACCTTTACAGAGGCACCAGATGCAACTGTTTGCAGTCCTCTGTATAAACACCAGCCATTATGTATCTTTTGTTAAATATGGTCCTAACCCACAGTCCTGGATCTTCTTTGACAGCATGGCTGACCGATGTG GTGATGATAACAATGGCTACAACGTTCCTGTGGTCAGGTCCTGTCCTGAAGTGGGAGACTTCCTTTCACAATCTGAAGAGGAGATGTCCACAGCAGATGTGAGCCAGTGCAGTGAGCTGGTGCGCAGACTGCTGTGTGATTCATACATGTGTCTGTATCAGAGAACAGAGTGA
- the tp53inp2 gene encoding tumor protein p53-inducible nuclear protein 2, translated as MFQRLTNLLFGSVNETIQEPTVPKPGSPEVDEEGWLLVNAADGETSSEPSEVQVKLIGNLSSTEKCAASLVSDASIEEPEVPVARSSVRASQRLVSQAGALVKVTQMGRIQRAQARSSRHNLSRNCIQRQNHIRQRLPQHYSRIHRVILHQPSRRNFSH; from the exons ATGTTTCAACGGCTCACAAACCTGCTCTTTGGAAGCGTGAATGAAACAATTCAGGAACCAACTGTGCCAAAACCAGGGTCTCCAGAAGTGGATGAGGAGGGCTGGCTCCTGGTCAATGCAGCTG ATGGAGAGACATCCTCTGAGCCCAGTGAGGTGCAGGTCAAGTTAATAGGAAATCTGtcaagcactgagaaatgtgcTGCCAGCTTGGTCAGTGATGCAAG CATCGAAGAACCAGAAGTCCCTGTTGCTCGAAGCAGTGTTCGAGCATCTCAGCGGTTGGTCTCTCAGGCTGGGGCTCTGGTTAAAGTGACACAGATGGGGAGGATACAGCGGGCTCAAGCTCGGTCCAGCCGCCACAATCTCAGCCGCAATTGCATTCAGCGCCAAAACCACATTCGTCAGCGTCTTCCTCAACACTACTCTCGCATACATCGCGTGATCCTCCACCAGCCTAGTCGTCGCAACTTCAGTCACTAA